A region from the Gossypium hirsutum isolate 1008001.06 chromosome A08, Gossypium_hirsutum_v2.1, whole genome shotgun sequence genome encodes:
- the LOC107942396 gene encoding alpha-N-acetylglucosaminidase isoform X2 — MAVAIIRILNNSLTMKFIIGDVLIIIFILFITRLPQSFSTTEAIQPSLTRLDSKRSSPSVQESAAKAVLGRFLPTHLHSFHFKIVSKDVCGGQGCFLIENYDGPTENGPEILIKGTTAVEIASGLHWYIKYFCGAHVSWDKTGGVQLASVPKPGSLPLVKDSGVLIQRPVPWNYYQNVVTSSYSYVWWDWERWEKEIDWMALQGINLPLAFSGQEAIWQKVFMGFNISMEDLNDFFGGPAFLAWARMGNLHTWGGPLSKNWLKQQLVLQKKILSRMLELGMTPVLPSFSGNVPAALKTIFPTANITRLGDWNTVDSDPRWCSTYLLNPSDPLFVEIGEAFIKMQIKEYGDVTDIYNCDTFNENSPPTNDTTYISSLGAAVYKAMSNGDKDAVWLMQGWLFYSDSTFWKPPQMKALLHSVPVGKMIVLDLFADVKPIWATSSQFYGTPYVWCLLHNFGGNIEMYGTLDAISSGPVDARISKNSTMVGVGMCMEGIEQNPVVYEFMSEMAFRKEKVPVLTYTHRRYGKSVQQIKEAWAILYHTVYNCTDGIADHNIDFIVKFPDWDPSINFGSRPSKLNSMHTFRSRTRSRRFSFQERSSDLPQAHLWYSTHEVVNALKLFLAAGNDLAGSLTYRYDLVDLTRQVLSKLANQVYLDAINAFRRKDVKALNIHSQKFIQLIKDIDVLLASDDNFLLGTWLESAKLLAENPSEMRQYEWNARTQVTMWFDTTPTNQSKLHDHANKFWSGLLEGYYLPRASSYFSYLFKSLEKNESFKLVEWRKQWISFSNKWQAGLELYPVKAQGNFLTIAKALFDKYLS, encoded by the exons ATGGCAGTGGCAATTATCAGAATTCTGAACAATTCCCTCACAATGAAATTCATCATTGGTGATGTACTAATTATCATCTTCATCTTGTTTATAACGCGACTGCCGCAATCCTTTTCAACAACGGAAGCAATTCAGCCATCACTCACTCGGTTAGATTCCAAACGCTCGTCTCCATCTGTTCAAGAATCGGCTGCTAAAGCCGTTTTGGGAAGATTTCTCCCTACCCATTTGCACAGTTTCCACTTTAAGATTGTCTCCAAG GATGTTTGTGGCGGACAAGGTTGCTTTTTGATAGAAAATTACGATGGCCCAACCGAAAATGGACCCGAGATACT AATTAAAGGTACCACAGCAGTTGAAATTGCCTCTGGCCTCCACTGGTATATTAAATATTTCTGTGGTGCTCATGTATCTTGGGACAAGACTGGTGGTGTGCAGTTAGCCTCTGTTCCCAAGCCAGGGTCATTGCCCCTTGTAAAAGACAGCGGTGTGTTGATTCAACGGCCAGTACCATGGAACTATTACCAAAATGTTGTTACTTCTAGTT ATTCATATGTCTGGTGGGATTGGGAAAGATGGGAGAAAGAGATAGACTGGATGGCTCTCCAAGGAATCAACCTGCCTTTGGCATTTTCAGGACAAGAAGCCATATGGCAAAAAGTTTTCATG GGGTTTAATATTAGCATGGAAGATTTGAATGATTTCTTTGGTGGACCGGCTTTCCTTGCTTGGGCTCGCATGGGAAATTTACATAC tTGGGGTGGTCCTTTATCCAAAAACTGGTTGAAACAGCAGTTGGTTTTACAGAAGAAGATATTATCTCGGATGTTAGAGCTAGGCATGACTCCAG TGCTTCCTTCTTTCTCTGGGAATGTTCCAGCAGCTTTGAAGACAATTTTTCCTACAGCTAATATAACTAGACTAGGGGACTG GAACACAGTGGACAGTGATCCCCGTTGGTGCAGTACTTATCTCCTCAATCCTTCTGATCCGTTATTTGTTGAGATTGGAGAGGCTTTTATCAAAATGCAAATCAAAG AATATGGTGACGTGACTGACATCTACAACTG TGACACCTTCAATGAAAATTCCCCGCCTACAAATGATACAACATATATCTCATCACTTGGTGCTGCTGTGTACAAAGCAATGTCCAATGGTGACAAGGATGCTGTGTGGTTGATGCAA GGTTGGCTTTTCTACTCGGACTCAACTTTCTGGAAGCCACCCCAAATGAAG GCACTTTTACATTCTGTTCCAGTGGGGAAAATGATAGTTCTTGATTTATTCGCTGATGTCAAACCAATATGGGCAACTTCTTCTCAATTTTATGGCACTCCTTATGTCTG GTGTCTACTGCATAATTTTGGAGGAAATATTGAAATGTATGGAACATTGGATGCAATTTCTTCAGGTCCAGTGGATGCTCGCATCAGTAAAAATTCAACCATG GTCGGTGTTGGCATGTGCATGGAAGGAATAGAGCAAAATCCGGTTGTATATGAGTTCATGTCTGAAATGGCATTTCGAAAGGAAAAAGTTCCAGTTCTG ACCTACACCCACAGACGTTATGGTAAATCAGTTCAACAAATTAAAGAAGCATGGGCAATTTTGTATCACACAGTTTACAATTGCACAGATGGAATCGCC GATCATAACATTGATTTCATAGTCAAGTTTCCAGATTGGGACCCATCAATAAATTTTGGATCTCGACCATCAAAGCTAAACAGTATGCATACATTCCGCTCAAGAACCAGAAGCAGAAGATTCTCATTTCAGGAACGTAGCTCTGATCTGCCTCAAGCGCATTTGTGGTATTCTACTCATGAGGTTGTCAATGCTTTAAAGCTCTTCCTTGCGGCTGGAAATGATTTAGCTGGGAGCCTCACATATAG ATACGACTTGGTCGACTTAACACGTCAAGTGTTGTCAAAGCTAGCAAACCAAGTCTATTTGGATGCAATAAATGCTTTCCGAAGGAAGGATGTCAAAGCTTTGAATATTCACAGCCAGAAGTTCATTCAACTAATAAAGGATATTGATGTACTACTAGCTTCTGATGACAATTTTCTGCTTGGAACATGGCTTGAAAGTGCAAAACTCTTGGCAGAAAACCCAAGTGAGATGAGACAG TATGAATGGAATGCTAGAACGCAAGTGACAATGTGGTTTGATACCACACCAACCAATCAAAGCAAGCTTCATGACCATG CCAACAAGTTTTGGAGTGGACTGCTGGAAGGGTACTATTTGCCACGAGCTTCAAGCTATTTTAGCTATTTGTTCAAAAGCTTAGAGAAAAATGAGAGTTTCAAATTGGTGGAATGGAGGAAACAATGGATATCATTCTCAAATAAGTGGCAAGCAGGCCTTGAGCTGTACCCAGTGAAGGCCCAAGGAAATTTCCTTACTATAGCCAAGGCTTTATTTGACAAATACCTAAGTTAA
- the LOC107942396 gene encoding alpha-N-acetylglucosaminidase isoform X1, with product MAVAIIRILNNSLTMKFIIGDVLIIIFILFITRLPQSFSTTEAIQPSLTRLDSKRSSPSVQESAAKAVLGRFLPTHLHSFHFKIVSKDVCGGQGCFLIENYDGPTENGPEILIKGTTAVEIASGLHWYIKYFCGAHVSWDKTGGVQLASVPKPGSLPLVKDSGVLIQRPVPWNYYQNVVTSSYSYVWWDWERWEKEIDWMALQGINLPLAFSGQEAIWQKVFMGFNISMEDLNDFFGGPAFLAWARMGNLHTWGGPLSKNWLKQQLVLQKKILSRMLELGMTPVLPSFSGNVPAALKTIFPTANITRLGDWNTVDSDPRWCSTYLLNPSDPLFVEIGEAFIKMQIKEYGDVTDIYNCDTFNENSPPTNDTTYISSLGAAVYKAMSNGDKDAVWLMQGWLFYSDSTFWKPPQMKALLHSVPVGKMIVLDLFADVKPIWATSSQFYGTPYVWCLLHNFGGNIEMYGTLDAISSGPVDARISKNSTMVGVGMCMEGIEQNPVVYEFMSEMAFRKEKVPVLEWLKTYTHRRYGKSVQQIKEAWAILYHTVYNCTDGIADHNIDFIVKFPDWDPSINFGSRPSKLNSMHTFRSRTRSRRFSFQERSSDLPQAHLWYSTHEVVNALKLFLAAGNDLAGSLTYRYDLVDLTRQVLSKLANQVYLDAINAFRRKDVKALNIHSQKFIQLIKDIDVLLASDDNFLLGTWLESAKLLAENPSEMRQYEWNARTQVTMWFDTTPTNQSKLHDHANKFWSGLLEGYYLPRASSYFSYLFKSLEKNESFKLVEWRKQWISFSNKWQAGLELYPVKAQGNFLTIAKALFDKYLS from the exons ATGGCAGTGGCAATTATCAGAATTCTGAACAATTCCCTCACAATGAAATTCATCATTGGTGATGTACTAATTATCATCTTCATCTTGTTTATAACGCGACTGCCGCAATCCTTTTCAACAACGGAAGCAATTCAGCCATCACTCACTCGGTTAGATTCCAAACGCTCGTCTCCATCTGTTCAAGAATCGGCTGCTAAAGCCGTTTTGGGAAGATTTCTCCCTACCCATTTGCACAGTTTCCACTTTAAGATTGTCTCCAAG GATGTTTGTGGCGGACAAGGTTGCTTTTTGATAGAAAATTACGATGGCCCAACCGAAAATGGACCCGAGATACT AATTAAAGGTACCACAGCAGTTGAAATTGCCTCTGGCCTCCACTGGTATATTAAATATTTCTGTGGTGCTCATGTATCTTGGGACAAGACTGGTGGTGTGCAGTTAGCCTCTGTTCCCAAGCCAGGGTCATTGCCCCTTGTAAAAGACAGCGGTGTGTTGATTCAACGGCCAGTACCATGGAACTATTACCAAAATGTTGTTACTTCTAGTT ATTCATATGTCTGGTGGGATTGGGAAAGATGGGAGAAAGAGATAGACTGGATGGCTCTCCAAGGAATCAACCTGCCTTTGGCATTTTCAGGACAAGAAGCCATATGGCAAAAAGTTTTCATG GGGTTTAATATTAGCATGGAAGATTTGAATGATTTCTTTGGTGGACCGGCTTTCCTTGCTTGGGCTCGCATGGGAAATTTACATAC tTGGGGTGGTCCTTTATCCAAAAACTGGTTGAAACAGCAGTTGGTTTTACAGAAGAAGATATTATCTCGGATGTTAGAGCTAGGCATGACTCCAG TGCTTCCTTCTTTCTCTGGGAATGTTCCAGCAGCTTTGAAGACAATTTTTCCTACAGCTAATATAACTAGACTAGGGGACTG GAACACAGTGGACAGTGATCCCCGTTGGTGCAGTACTTATCTCCTCAATCCTTCTGATCCGTTATTTGTTGAGATTGGAGAGGCTTTTATCAAAATGCAAATCAAAG AATATGGTGACGTGACTGACATCTACAACTG TGACACCTTCAATGAAAATTCCCCGCCTACAAATGATACAACATATATCTCATCACTTGGTGCTGCTGTGTACAAAGCAATGTCCAATGGTGACAAGGATGCTGTGTGGTTGATGCAA GGTTGGCTTTTCTACTCGGACTCAACTTTCTGGAAGCCACCCCAAATGAAG GCACTTTTACATTCTGTTCCAGTGGGGAAAATGATAGTTCTTGATTTATTCGCTGATGTCAAACCAATATGGGCAACTTCTTCTCAATTTTATGGCACTCCTTATGTCTG GTGTCTACTGCATAATTTTGGAGGAAATATTGAAATGTATGGAACATTGGATGCAATTTCTTCAGGTCCAGTGGATGCTCGCATCAGTAAAAATTCAACCATG GTCGGTGTTGGCATGTGCATGGAAGGAATAGAGCAAAATCCGGTTGTATATGAGTTCATGTCTGAAATGGCATTTCGAAAGGAAAAAGTTCCAGTTCTG GAATGGCTGAAGACCTACACCCACAGACGTTATGGTAAATCAGTTCAACAAATTAAAGAAGCATGGGCAATTTTGTATCACACAGTTTACAATTGCACAGATGGAATCGCC GATCATAACATTGATTTCATAGTCAAGTTTCCAGATTGGGACCCATCAATAAATTTTGGATCTCGACCATCAAAGCTAAACAGTATGCATACATTCCGCTCAAGAACCAGAAGCAGAAGATTCTCATTTCAGGAACGTAGCTCTGATCTGCCTCAAGCGCATTTGTGGTATTCTACTCATGAGGTTGTCAATGCTTTAAAGCTCTTCCTTGCGGCTGGAAATGATTTAGCTGGGAGCCTCACATATAG ATACGACTTGGTCGACTTAACACGTCAAGTGTTGTCAAAGCTAGCAAACCAAGTCTATTTGGATGCAATAAATGCTTTCCGAAGGAAGGATGTCAAAGCTTTGAATATTCACAGCCAGAAGTTCATTCAACTAATAAAGGATATTGATGTACTACTAGCTTCTGATGACAATTTTCTGCTTGGAACATGGCTTGAAAGTGCAAAACTCTTGGCAGAAAACCCAAGTGAGATGAGACAG TATGAATGGAATGCTAGAACGCAAGTGACAATGTGGTTTGATACCACACCAACCAATCAAAGCAAGCTTCATGACCATG CCAACAAGTTTTGGAGTGGACTGCTGGAAGGGTACTATTTGCCACGAGCTTCAAGCTATTTTAGCTATTTGTTCAAAAGCTTAGAGAAAAATGAGAGTTTCAAATTGGTGGAATGGAGGAAACAATGGATATCATTCTCAAATAAGTGGCAAGCAGGCCTTGAGCTGTACCCAGTGAAGGCCCAAGGAAATTTCCTTACTATAGCCAAGGCTTTATTTGACAAATACCTAAGTTAA
- the LOC107942396 gene encoding alpha-N-acetylglucosaminidase isoform X3: MAVAIIRILNNSLTMKFIIGDVLIIIFILFITRLPQSFSTTEAIQPSLTRLDSKRSSPSVQESAAKAVLGRFLPTHLHSFHFKIVSKDVCGGQGCFLIENYDGPTENGPEILIKGTTAVEIASGLHWYIKYFCGAHVSWDKTGGVQLASVPKPGSLPLVKDSGVLIQRPVPWNYYQNVVTSSYSYVWWDWERWEKEIDWMALQGINLPLAFSGQEAIWQKVFMGFNISMEDLNDFFGGPAFLAWARMGNLHTWGGPLSKNWLKQQLVLQKKILSRMLELGMTPVLPSFSGNVPAALKTIFPTANITRLGDWNTVDSDPRWCSTYLLNPSDPLFVEIGEAFIKMQIKAMSNGDKDAVWLMQGWLFYSDSTFWKPPQMKALLHSVPVGKMIVLDLFADVKPIWATSSQFYGTPYVWCLLHNFGGNIEMYGTLDAISSGPVDARISKNSTMVGVGMCMEGIEQNPVVYEFMSEMAFRKEKVPVLEWLKTYTHRRYGKSVQQIKEAWAILYHTVYNCTDGIADHNIDFIVKFPDWDPSINFGSRPSKLNSMHTFRSRTRSRRFSFQERSSDLPQAHLWYSTHEVVNALKLFLAAGNDLAGSLTYRYDLVDLTRQVLSKLANQVYLDAINAFRRKDVKALNIHSQKFIQLIKDIDVLLASDDNFLLGTWLESAKLLAENPSEMRQYEWNARTQVTMWFDTTPTNQSKLHDHANKFWSGLLEGYYLPRASSYFSYLFKSLEKNESFKLVEWRKQWISFSNKWQAGLELYPVKAQGNFLTIAKALFDKYLS, translated from the exons ATGGCAGTGGCAATTATCAGAATTCTGAACAATTCCCTCACAATGAAATTCATCATTGGTGATGTACTAATTATCATCTTCATCTTGTTTATAACGCGACTGCCGCAATCCTTTTCAACAACGGAAGCAATTCAGCCATCACTCACTCGGTTAGATTCCAAACGCTCGTCTCCATCTGTTCAAGAATCGGCTGCTAAAGCCGTTTTGGGAAGATTTCTCCCTACCCATTTGCACAGTTTCCACTTTAAGATTGTCTCCAAG GATGTTTGTGGCGGACAAGGTTGCTTTTTGATAGAAAATTACGATGGCCCAACCGAAAATGGACCCGAGATACT AATTAAAGGTACCACAGCAGTTGAAATTGCCTCTGGCCTCCACTGGTATATTAAATATTTCTGTGGTGCTCATGTATCTTGGGACAAGACTGGTGGTGTGCAGTTAGCCTCTGTTCCCAAGCCAGGGTCATTGCCCCTTGTAAAAGACAGCGGTGTGTTGATTCAACGGCCAGTACCATGGAACTATTACCAAAATGTTGTTACTTCTAGTT ATTCATATGTCTGGTGGGATTGGGAAAGATGGGAGAAAGAGATAGACTGGATGGCTCTCCAAGGAATCAACCTGCCTTTGGCATTTTCAGGACAAGAAGCCATATGGCAAAAAGTTTTCATG GGGTTTAATATTAGCATGGAAGATTTGAATGATTTCTTTGGTGGACCGGCTTTCCTTGCTTGGGCTCGCATGGGAAATTTACATAC tTGGGGTGGTCCTTTATCCAAAAACTGGTTGAAACAGCAGTTGGTTTTACAGAAGAAGATATTATCTCGGATGTTAGAGCTAGGCATGACTCCAG TGCTTCCTTCTTTCTCTGGGAATGTTCCAGCAGCTTTGAAGACAATTTTTCCTACAGCTAATATAACTAGACTAGGGGACTG GAACACAGTGGACAGTGATCCCCGTTGGTGCAGTACTTATCTCCTCAATCCTTCTGATCCGTTATTTGTTGAGATTGGAGAGGCTTTTATCAAAATGCAAATCAAAG CAATGTCCAATGGTGACAAGGATGCTGTGTGGTTGATGCAA GGTTGGCTTTTCTACTCGGACTCAACTTTCTGGAAGCCACCCCAAATGAAG GCACTTTTACATTCTGTTCCAGTGGGGAAAATGATAGTTCTTGATTTATTCGCTGATGTCAAACCAATATGGGCAACTTCTTCTCAATTTTATGGCACTCCTTATGTCTG GTGTCTACTGCATAATTTTGGAGGAAATATTGAAATGTATGGAACATTGGATGCAATTTCTTCAGGTCCAGTGGATGCTCGCATCAGTAAAAATTCAACCATG GTCGGTGTTGGCATGTGCATGGAAGGAATAGAGCAAAATCCGGTTGTATATGAGTTCATGTCTGAAATGGCATTTCGAAAGGAAAAAGTTCCAGTTCTG GAATGGCTGAAGACCTACACCCACAGACGTTATGGTAAATCAGTTCAACAAATTAAAGAAGCATGGGCAATTTTGTATCACACAGTTTACAATTGCACAGATGGAATCGCC GATCATAACATTGATTTCATAGTCAAGTTTCCAGATTGGGACCCATCAATAAATTTTGGATCTCGACCATCAAAGCTAAACAGTATGCATACATTCCGCTCAAGAACCAGAAGCAGAAGATTCTCATTTCAGGAACGTAGCTCTGATCTGCCTCAAGCGCATTTGTGGTATTCTACTCATGAGGTTGTCAATGCTTTAAAGCTCTTCCTTGCGGCTGGAAATGATTTAGCTGGGAGCCTCACATATAG ATACGACTTGGTCGACTTAACACGTCAAGTGTTGTCAAAGCTAGCAAACCAAGTCTATTTGGATGCAATAAATGCTTTCCGAAGGAAGGATGTCAAAGCTTTGAATATTCACAGCCAGAAGTTCATTCAACTAATAAAGGATATTGATGTACTACTAGCTTCTGATGACAATTTTCTGCTTGGAACATGGCTTGAAAGTGCAAAACTCTTGGCAGAAAACCCAAGTGAGATGAGACAG TATGAATGGAATGCTAGAACGCAAGTGACAATGTGGTTTGATACCACACCAACCAATCAAAGCAAGCTTCATGACCATG CCAACAAGTTTTGGAGTGGACTGCTGGAAGGGTACTATTTGCCACGAGCTTCAAGCTATTTTAGCTATTTGTTCAAAAGCTTAGAGAAAAATGAGAGTTTCAAATTGGTGGAATGGAGGAAACAATGGATATCATTCTCAAATAAGTGGCAAGCAGGCCTTGAGCTGTACCCAGTGAAGGCCCAAGGAAATTTCCTTACTATAGCCAAGGCTTTATTTGACAAATACCTAAGTTAA